In a single window of the Ferviditalea candida genome:
- a CDS encoding anti-sigma factor family protein, whose translation MTCQEVMEYMQRSLDRDLSEPESEKMQDHLLGCASCSSIYERLRSVAAELEKLPKVAPKSSLVDAILPKLDEIDRIKASGGDVDGMPPRRPDSSGAANAPVPPKRKRNGFLSWKLAGGAAAAAVLLGVFLFNQSPKSLQNAEGYLKNSAATGGVASNSAAAAEDTAKVPAAAEHMESASEGTKKAESKRMSKLQPSSGGQGLAAPSSPDGSRDGSSAGGANADAGTSPPGASDAAKKPSTMNDSVAVDQHAVTFMSMQKVEPPTKTILSVSSPDQTLTANVLERDGSFEVAVRDKNGNDVYVSRMYPADQVRNVKWSEDGKQLAFDLDTGESAAHVHVDLEHKTETEN comes from the coding sequence ATGACTTGCCAAGAGGTGATGGAATATATGCAGCGATCTCTCGATCGGGACCTTTCGGAGCCGGAATCCGAGAAGATGCAGGATCATCTGCTTGGCTGCGCGTCCTGCTCTTCCATATATGAACGGCTCCGGTCGGTTGCGGCCGAATTGGAGAAACTGCCGAAAGTCGCTCCGAAATCCAGCTTGGTTGATGCGATTTTGCCCAAGCTGGATGAAATAGATCGGATCAAAGCCTCCGGCGGGGATGTCGACGGCATGCCGCCGCGCCGGCCGGATTCATCCGGGGCCGCCAACGCTCCCGTTCCGCCAAAGCGCAAAAGGAACGGCTTCCTCTCCTGGAAGCTTGCTGGAGGAGCTGCCGCGGCTGCGGTTCTCCTGGGTGTGTTCCTCTTCAACCAATCCCCGAAGAGCTTGCAGAATGCGGAAGGTTACTTGAAAAACTCCGCGGCGACTGGCGGCGTTGCGAGCAATTCCGCCGCAGCCGCAGAAGACACCGCCAAAGTCCCGGCTGCCGCCGAGCATATGGAAAGCGCATCGGAGGGAACGAAGAAGGCGGAGAGCAAAAGGATGTCGAAGCTTCAGCCTTCCTCCGGGGGACAAGGGCTTGCGGCTCCATCGTCGCCGGACGGCAGCCGCGATGGGTCTTCAGCAGGCGGCGCGAATGCGGATGCAGGAACTTCCCCGCCGGGCGCTTCTGATGCCGCAAAGAAGCCGTCGACGATGAATGATTCCGTGGCCGTGGATCAACACGCCGTTACGTTCATGAGCATGCAAAAGGTGGAACCGCCGACAAAGACGATTCTCTCCGTTTCATCGCCCGACCAAACGCTGACGGCCAACGTTCTGGAGCGGGACGGAAGCTTCGAGGTGGCGGTTCGGGATAAAAACGGAAACGATGTGTATGTTTCGCGCATGTATCCGGCGGATCAAGTGCGGAATGTGAAATGGTCCGAAGACGGCAAACAGCTGGCCTTCGATTTGGATACGGGAGAGTCGGCAGCGCATGTGCATGTCGATTTGGAGCATAAGACGGAAACCGAGAATTGA
- a CDS encoding L,D-transpeptidase family protein: protein MIKRIAAIVFWAILLCSGTFLAGGGAAQPADEQRPQKNEITLQIDPLRNQLKVFINGKLHRKYEIALGKPETPTPVGEFVVINKYKNWGSGFGTRWIGLNVPWGIYGIHGTNKPHSIGSDASHGCIRMYNRDVEEIYEIVRLGTRISILGHVLGELDQNPRRLAKGDVGADVQYIQSRLRSAGYFNGPVNGKFGEITERAIKRFEQDQGLPVDGVMSQHDYIRLGLVE from the coding sequence ATGATCAAACGCATCGCGGCAATCGTATTTTGGGCAATCCTGCTATGTTCGGGGACATTCCTCGCGGGCGGAGGCGCCGCTCAACCGGCTGATGAACAACGGCCCCAAAAGAATGAAATTACGCTGCAGATCGATCCGCTTCGCAATCAGCTGAAGGTGTTCATCAACGGAAAGCTGCATCGAAAATATGAAATCGCCCTCGGCAAACCGGAGACGCCGACTCCGGTCGGCGAATTTGTCGTCATCAACAAATATAAAAATTGGGGATCGGGGTTTGGAACACGCTGGATCGGGCTGAATGTGCCCTGGGGAATTTACGGCATTCACGGAACGAACAAGCCCCACTCGATCGGCAGCGATGCCAGCCACGGCTGCATCCGGATGTACAACCGCGATGTTGAGGAAATATATGAAATCGTGCGGTTGGGGACCCGCATTTCGATTCTCGGGCATGTGTTGGGGGAGCTTGACCAGAATCCGAGAAGATTGGCGAAGGGCGATGTCGGAGCGGACGTGCAGTACATCCAAAGCCGTTTGCGCAGCGCGGGCTATTTCAACGGTCCGGTGAACGGCAAATTCGGAGAAATTACCGAGCGGGCGATCAAACGGTTCGAACAGGACCAGGGTCTTCCGGTCGACGGCGTCATGAGCCAGCATGACTACATCCGGCTGGGCTTGGTGGAATGA
- the spoIIP gene encoding stage II sporulation protein P, with protein sequence MKKIDLTIKLDQAGRIGRQLKVLFQTFVILSFLSLLMFIVLGISGMLQSKLLNSPVSSMKGLAASVSSRFFADMIGMEIPDFQRKGESFTFSQKNVSSFMFQFLTNINPQDPKSLLAREVPGMEDDTILLRRGLSNDVTSYPMDYTPSNDVLKPDKGSSSSQGNSQNSARGNGGSGDGNSGNGQQNGNAGQNSSSGASGGSDKSPELSTNGRKVIFIYHSHNRESWIPELKARGEKIEGINQAYDPKINITLAGKRLAAKLGELGVGAVDSSTDYVSQVAGFNYNYSYKYSLKTVKEAFAANPDYTYFFDIHRDSQERDLTTVNIGGKAYAQVYFIIGHKNPHWEKNEEFASKIHARLEQLYPGVSRGIYGKGPKSGNAEYNQSFSPNSVLIEIGGPENTLAETYRTVDILAKVIADIYWDAEKVNANKQSAAK encoded by the coding sequence ATGAAGAAAATCGACCTAACGATTAAACTTGACCAAGCCGGCCGTATAGGAAGACAACTCAAAGTCTTGTTTCAAACGTTCGTGATTCTCTCTTTTCTTTCTCTTTTAATGTTTATCGTGCTGGGTATCTCCGGTATGCTGCAGTCCAAATTATTGAATTCGCCTGTTTCCTCAATGAAAGGTTTGGCCGCTTCCGTGTCCAGCCGGTTTTTCGCCGACATGATCGGGATGGAAATTCCGGACTTTCAACGCAAGGGCGAATCCTTCACCTTCTCACAAAAAAATGTCTCATCGTTTATGTTTCAATTTCTGACGAACATCAATCCCCAGGATCCGAAAAGCCTGCTGGCCAGAGAAGTGCCGGGCATGGAGGACGACACGATTTTGCTCCGCAGAGGGCTATCGAACGATGTGACGTCCTACCCGATGGATTACACCCCCTCGAATGATGTTCTTAAGCCGGATAAGGGCTCTTCCTCTTCTCAAGGCAACTCGCAAAATTCTGCAAGGGGGAACGGCGGAAGCGGCGACGGCAATTCGGGGAACGGTCAGCAGAATGGAAATGCGGGACAGAATTCGTCATCGGGGGCATCAGGCGGATCGGACAAGTCCCCGGAATTATCCACAAACGGCCGTAAAGTGATCTTTATCTATCATTCGCATAATCGGGAGTCCTGGATTCCCGAGCTCAAAGCAAGGGGAGAAAAAATCGAAGGCATCAACCAGGCTTACGATCCCAAGATCAACATTACGTTGGCCGGAAAAAGGCTGGCTGCAAAGCTGGGCGAGCTTGGCGTCGGCGCGGTCGATTCATCCACCGACTATGTTAGTCAGGTTGCGGGCTTCAACTACAACTATTCTTACAAGTATTCTTTGAAAACCGTGAAAGAGGCTTTTGCCGCCAATCCCGACTACACGTATTTCTTTGACATTCACCGGGATTCCCAGGAGCGAGATTTGACGACGGTGAACATCGGCGGCAAGGCTTACGCCCAGGTCTATTTCATTATCGGGCATAAAAATCCGCATTGGGAGAAAAATGAGGAATTCGCTTCGAAAATACATGCGAGGCTGGAGCAGTTGTACCCGGGAGTTTCGCGGGGGATTTACGGCAAGGGACCGAAGTCCGGCAATGCGGAATACAATCAGTCGTTTTCGCCCAACAGCGTGCTGATTGAGATCGGTGGCCCCGAGAATACATTGGCCGAAACTTACCGCACCGTCGACATTCTGGCCAAGGTGATCGCGGATATTTACTGGGATGCGGAGAAAGTGAATGCGAACAAGCAGTCGGCAGCGAAATAG
- the holA gene encoding DNA polymerase III subunit delta — MDYRTAAKELGKGNVQPVYLCYGQESFLINEFLSFAIEQLIEPEHRDFAVSKYDLSETPVEAVIEDAETIPFMVPRKLVIAHGAGFFSAGKDDSKVEHRLERLMEYLQSPVDYTVVLFTWNENKLDERKKIVKLMKDRGAVIPFPMMNAEELTHWVTRRAEKDQISFAEGAVQELILRSGTHLQSLSAEIEKLSLYAGKGGTITQDAVARLVSRTTEQSIFMLIEEAVQRRLEQALSILHELLKYREEPVKIVMLLARQYRLMLQIKELSGKGFSQQQIASQLGIHPYAVKITGEQARQYDERTLTEILHQLAELDYGIKSGRTDKVLGLELFLLRLAGLET; from the coding sequence ATGGATTACCGCACCGCCGCCAAAGAATTGGGGAAGGGAAACGTTCAGCCCGTTTATTTATGCTACGGGCAGGAAAGCTTTTTGATCAACGAATTTCTATCCTTTGCGATTGAACAATTAATCGAACCGGAGCACAGGGATTTTGCCGTCAGCAAATACGATTTGTCCGAAACGCCGGTTGAGGCGGTCATCGAGGATGCCGAGACGATTCCGTTCATGGTCCCGAGAAAGCTTGTCATCGCTCACGGAGCGGGATTTTTTTCGGCCGGAAAAGACGATTCCAAAGTGGAGCATCGGCTGGAACGGCTTATGGAGTATCTTCAATCGCCGGTCGATTATACAGTGGTGCTGTTTACGTGGAATGAAAATAAGCTGGACGAGCGTAAAAAAATCGTCAAGCTGATGAAGGACCGCGGCGCGGTGATTCCGTTCCCGATGATGAATGCGGAGGAGCTGACTCATTGGGTGACGCGGCGGGCGGAGAAGGATCAAATCTCGTTTGCGGAAGGGGCGGTTCAGGAGCTGATTCTCCGGAGCGGAACCCATCTGCAAAGCCTGTCCGCCGAGATTGAAAAGCTTTCCCTATATGCGGGCAAAGGCGGAACGATCACGCAGGATGCGGTGGCCCGTCTCGTTTCCCGAACGACGGAACAGAGTATTTTCATGCTGATTGAAGAAGCCGTCCAGCGGCGTCTCGAGCAGGCCTTAAGCATCCTGCACGAGTTGCTCAAATACCGGGAGGAGCCGGTCAAGATCGTCATGCTGCTGGCCCGGCAGTACAGGCTGATGCTGCAAATCAAAGAGCTGAGCGGCAAAGGCTTCTCTCAGCAGCAGATAGCTTCCCAGCTCGGCATTCATCCGTACGCGGTGAAAATCACCGGAGAGCAGGCCCGGCAATACGATGAGCGGACCTTGACGGAAATACTCCATCAGCTGGCCGAGCTGGACTATGGAATCAAAAGCGGCAGAACGGACAAGGTTCTCGGGCTCGAGCTGTTTTTGCTGCGGCTGGCGGGATTGGAAACGTAA
- a CDS encoding DUF4153 domain-containing protein: protein MLTNKSINLSSKSLWVILLSIYLFGYIWSLLHAESIAGHETDAAGELQKGHKSAPRWDPVTVSTVLAIINLLYLGFAVIQFSYFFGGGPGSLPDGLTYNVEMLTAQFDIARYEQTGKFDARYLATLSPDAYPAIRRLTGLNPPPGGNTMGIGPI, encoded by the coding sequence ATGCTCACGAACAAATCGATCAACCTGAGCTCCAAATCACTGTGGGTCATCTTGTTGTCCATCTATTTGTTCGGCTACATTTGGAGTCTGCTGCATGCGGAATCTATTGCAGGGCATGAAACGGATGCGGCGGGAGAACTTCAGAAAGGACACAAATCCGCTCCTCGGTGGGATCCGGTTACAGTTTCCACGGTACTGGCGATCATCAATCTTTTGTATTTGGGCTTTGCCGTCATTCAATTTTCCTATTTCTTCGGAGGCGGTCCCGGATCGCTTCCCGATGGGCTGACCTATAATGTAGAAATGCTCACCGCCCAATTTGATATCGCGCGTTACGAGCAGACCGGCAAATTTGACGCCCGCTACCTTGCCACGCTTTCCCCGGATGCGTATCCCGCGATTCGCCGATTAACCGGTCTGAACCCCCCCCCCGGCGGAAACACAATGGGTATTGGACCGATTTGA
- the gpr gene encoding GPR endopeptidase, translating to MTDKELSKFSIRTDLALEAKEYASRTLGDQIPGINMQTSEDGGIKVTTIAVETEEGARSIGKQIGNYVTIEVPELRNKDSELQDRVATKLAGVFEQFLEKIGISKSDKALVIGLGNWNVTADALGPIVVENIMVTRHYFELMPDKVNSGYRQVSAVAPGVLGTTGIETSEIVQGVVEKSKPDFVIAVDALASQSLERVNTTIQIADTGIHPGSGIGNKRKGLDLSTLGVPVIAIGVPTVVYASTIVNSTLELLVEHFKSQTSNTDKIFGLLEGLTESERLQLVREVLSPMGQDLLVTPKEIDQFIEDIANIIASGLNASLHEAIDADNVSAYTH from the coding sequence ATGACCGACAAAGAATTAAGCAAATTTTCCATTCGTACCGATTTGGCGCTGGAAGCGAAGGAATATGCATCCCGGACGCTCGGCGATCAAATTCCGGGAATCAATATGCAGACATCGGAGGACGGCGGGATCAAGGTAACGACGATTGCGGTCGAGACGGAGGAGGGCGCCCGGTCGATCGGCAAACAAATCGGGAATTATGTGACCATTGAAGTTCCCGAGCTTCGCAATAAGGACTCTGAGCTCCAGGATCGGGTGGCTACCAAATTGGCCGGAGTGTTTGAACAATTTTTGGAGAAAATCGGCATATCGAAAAGCGACAAAGCGCTCGTGATCGGTCTGGGCAATTGGAACGTCACTGCCGACGCATTAGGTCCCATTGTCGTCGAGAACATTATGGTTACCCGCCATTATTTTGAGCTGATGCCGGACAAGGTCAACTCCGGCTACCGTCAGGTAAGCGCAGTGGCGCCCGGGGTGCTGGGTACTACGGGAATTGAAACGAGCGAGATCGTGCAAGGCGTTGTTGAAAAATCCAAGCCGGATTTTGTGATTGCCGTGGACGCGCTGGCTTCCCAATCGCTGGAGCGCGTAAATACCACCATCCAGATTGCCGATACGGGCATTCATCCGGGATCGGGAATCGGAAACAAACGAAAAGGACTCGACCTGTCGACGCTGGGTGTCCCTGTGATTGCGATCGGCGTTCCCACCGTGGTCTATGCTTCGACCATTGTCAACAGCACTCTGGAGCTGCTGGTCGAGCATTTCAAAAGTCAGACGAGCAATACGGATAAAATTTTCGGGCTGCTCGAAGGTCTCACGGAAAGCGAACGCCTGCAGCTGGTACGGGAAGTGCTGAGCCCCATGGGACAAGATTTGCTTGTCACGCCGAAGGAAATCGACCAGTTTATCGAGGACATTGCGAACATCATAGCCAGCGGCTTGAACGCCTCGCTTCACGAAGCGATTGACGCGGATAACGTTTCGGCATATACGCATTAG
- the rpsT gene encoding 30S ribosomal protein S20, with product MPNIKSAIKRVKTNEKRRLQNASQKSALRTTVKSVETAIANNDLENAQKALQAAVKKLDKAATKGLIHKNAAARKKSRLAKKVNGLTVQA from the coding sequence ATGCCGAACATCAAATCAGCGATTAAAAGAGTGAAAACCAACGAAAAACGTCGTTTGCAAAACGCTTCGCAAAAATCGGCTCTTCGCACCACAGTCAAATCGGTGGAAACAGCCATTGCCAATAACGATTTGGAAAATGCGCAAAAAGCCCTTCAAGCTGCTGTCAAAAAGCTGGATAAAGCAGCAACCAAAGGACTTATCCACAAAAATGCCGCAGCCCGCAAGAAATCCCGTCTGGCCAAAAAAGTCAACGGGCTTACAGTTCAGGCTTAA